In the Bdellovibrionota bacterium genome, TCATTATGCGAGATGGAAGCGGAAAAGATTCTGGAATTTCGTGAAGTCAGAAACTCCCTGCACGCGCTTGTAAGAGATGGGTCGAGCCGCTCTGATGTGAACTTGGTTTCATTTTGTCACGTTGCGAACGCATCCCAGTGGTGGGTCAATGCCAAGAAAAAGCTCGTGATCGGTGGGGTCATCGTGTCGGCTGTCGCCCTCGTCCTTTCGGCGGGCGCATTATGGGTGGGATACCCCATGGTCGCTGCATATGCAGGAGGCTTCGGCGCCGTGTTTGGCCTCGGGATGGGCATCTACGATATCGCCCGAATGAAGGAAACCGGAGAACGTTTGTATCTGACTCGGATGTTGTTTGCCGCCCATTTGGCTGACTTGACTACACTAAACGAGGCCGAGAGTGAGTACGGGTGGACGTTGTTTGGCGCGGCCATGACACTCACGGCGCCAGTTGATGTTTGGATCGCAGCGGCCGCGATCATTCGCCTTTCCCGCAATGCGCGCATCGTCGACGAAGCAGCCGATGTCGTTCGTGCGTCTGCCAAAGTATCCAAAGCGGGCCGGGCCGCGGAGGCGACGGACGATATCCTGGAGACATTAATCCCGGGTGCGGGGCGGGCGGTTCGAGCCTGCCTTGCCGGAGCTTCATTTTAGAGGATTGGCAGATGATGCGATTTACACAGTCGTCGCGAGTAACGGCCAAAATGGTTATCTTCGTTCTGTCCGCCGGCCTGTTCTTCGTCCCACCTTATTCAAGTCGAGCAGCAGATGAGTGCCCTCCCAAACTGCTCGAAGCCCTTCGCCAACTTTTTGAGGTCGATCCAAACGACCGAGCCGCAATTGAAGAGATCCTCAACGGCCCTCTCGCTGAAGCACTTGCCAACACTCCCCCAGGTCCTAATAGCGCGCGCGCGAATGAGATCGGACATTTGATGCGCGACGAAAACCCTGGCAGCTCGCAAGCCGCACAAAATCTAGCCAAGCATCATTTCCCCGAGACCTTACCATCTTCCGTGGCGCCCGGCCGGGACGCTCCAATTCAAATCGTAAAAGGTATGAAAGTCCCCGTGATTCTCGACACAGGGGAGGTGACCGTCGGCGAAGTGTTTGACTTCGATTTCGCTGGCACGGTTATGGTTGAATACACTCAGGGGAATTTGCGCGTTTTTCCGCATGTAGACAAAAGCCGCATAGAACAAATGTTGAAAACGGCTCAAGCCGAATCCAAAGGGATATTGGGCAAAGAGGGGTTCATGGTGTCCGAAGGAGCCTTGATCAAATTATTCGGTACGTTTGAACAGAAAGTGAATTACGCGTTCCGAATGTACAATGCTTCATTTCGCGGGATAAAGAAGGGCCATATTGTGGTGCAGGTCCAACAGAACGGCCTCGTCCGCCATGGTAACGCGATCAAAGTGAGCCATTCGCAAGTTGAGGTGCGATGGGAAGACGGAACCAAATCCATGCTTTCCACCGCTTCAGCCGAGGAAGCTAAGAAAGAATGGATTCGCGGCTGCCTGGATGAAGTACAGGAAATTATTAATGAGGCCTCGAATAGTTCGTCTCCGATCCATTTCGTCGATTTTGAGGGAATTCAGGTGCCCGTTGTCGGCGACACTTCCTCTCCTGAATTAAAAGCGATTATGAACATGGCAGATCGCCGCCTTCGCGAAAGTGCGGGAGAAGTCGCCGTTGATACTACCATTGCTGCAACGAAAATTGAGACCAGATATATCCATGCTCTAGAAACATACTGGGCAAAGATTGTGGACGGAGGAAACGAAAAGGCGAAACGGGACTTTTTGAAATTGCTGAAGGAGATCCAGAATTCGTCTGAGTTCAAGTCATTGCCAAAAGAATACGGCTTGTATGGCACGACTGGGAAAAACAAGATCTATGTCAATCGAAGAGTCCTACTCGCGTTGGCCCATAAATTGGCTGAGAAGCGTTTAATCAGTCGGTGGGATTAAGCACCTTACCTAGCTATCTTTGCGGACCCGAAATAGGGAACCAATGCGTTAGGAATCACGGCGGACCCATCTTCTTTCTGGCAATTTTCTAGAATCGCGATGAGCGTTCGGCCGATCGCCAAGCCGGAACCGTTCAACGTATGAACGAACTGAGGCTTTCCGCCCGCCTTCGGTTTGTATTTGATCTCCGCTCTGCGCGCCTGAAAATCTTCGTAGTTCGAACAGGAGGAAATTTCCCGATACTCCCCCTGCCCCGGCAACCAAACTTCAATGTCGTACGTCTTCGCCGATGCGTGTCCGATGTCGCCGCTGCACAGACCGACGACGCGGTATGGAAGTTCCAATTGTCGCAGCACTTCCTCCGCGTCGGCGGTCAACGTTTCAAGATCTTTGTACGACCTCTCCGGCGTCGTGAACTTGACGAGTTCCACCTTATCGAACTGGTGTTGGCGAATGAGCCCCTTTGTATCCTTCCCGTACGAACCGGCCTCCCGCCGAAAACAGGGGCTGAACGCCACGAACGAAATCGGAAGATCGGGTTCGACCAGCGTTTCGTTTCGGAAGAGATTCGTCACCGGAACTTCCGCGGTCGGAACCAAATAAAATTCAGGATCGGCGGTTCGAAACGCCTCTTCACCGAATTTCGGCAGCTGCCCCGTCCCAACCATGGAGCTGCGATTCACCAAAAAAGGCGGCCAGATCTCCTCGTAGCCGCGGCCTCGATGAAGATCCATCATGAAGTTGATCAGGGCCCGCTCCAAGCGCGCGCCGGCGCCGCGAAGAAACGCGAATCGCGCACCGGTGACCTTGGCGGCCCGCTCAAAATCCAAAATACCGAGCGATTCGCCCAGCTCCCAGTGCGATTTCGGATTCGGCACAGGTTTCTTCGGCTCGCCCCACGTTCGAACCACCGGATTGTCGGCCGCGCCCTTCCCTTCGGCGACGCTCTCGTGAAGTACGTTTGGAAGATAGAGCAGTTCTTCA is a window encoding:
- the serS gene encoding serine--tRNA ligase translates to MDYRFVELNRERLSRALKARGVGPELLIKLDELGKRRRELQADHDQKRARLNSLSAEIGKLQKEKREPKKAEELKARSSELKREIQVCEQSFATLDAELSEELLYLPNVLHESVAEGKGAADNPVVRTWGEPKKPVPNPKSHWELGESLGILDFERAAKVTGARFAFLRGAGARLERALINFMMDLHRGRGYEEIWPPFLVNRSSMVGTGQLPKFGEEAFRTADPEFYLVPTAEVPVTNLFRNETLVEPDLPISFVAFSPCFRREAGSYGKDTKGLIRQHQFDKVELVKFTTPERSYKDLETLTADAEEVLRQLELPYRVVGLCSGDIGHASAKTYDIEVWLPGQGEYREISSCSNYEDFQARRAEIKYKPKAGGKPQFVHTLNGSGLAIGRTLIAILENCQKEDGSAVIPNALVPYFGSAKIAR